One region of Streptococcus salivarius genomic DNA includes:
- the hisE gene encoding phosphoribosyl-ATP diphosphatase → MLETLYKEALDRKKNPKEGSYTNYLFDKGLDKILKKVGEEATEVVIGAKNADKEEIANETADVLYHLAVMLVETGVSPEDVEAVLKARQGKQSNVHDRKEVTDY, encoded by the coding sequence ATGTTAGAAACACTTTATAAGGAAGCCTTAGATCGTAAAAAGAATCCCAAAGAAGGGTCTTATACCAATTACCTTTTTGATAAGGGGCTAGACAAGATTCTTAAAAAGGTTGGCGAAGAAGCGACAGAAGTTGTGATTGGAGCCAAAAATGCTGATAAAGAAGAAATTGCCAACGAGACAGCAGACGTCCTCTATCACCTAGCCGTTATGCTCGTTGAAACAGGGGTTAGCCCTGAAGACGTTGAAGCCGTACTTAAAGCACGTCAGGGCAAGCAAAGCAATGTCCATGACCGAAAAGAAGTAACAGATTATTGA
- the hisI gene encoding phosphoribosyl-AMP cyclohydrolase codes for MTEVKLDFDKQGGLVPVIVTDFKTGQVLMLAYMNEVSYQLTLETKQMHYWSRSRNELWHKGATSGHFQHVKSIKTDCDQDTLLIAVEQEGTACHTGAYSCFFTDIYDDRQDR; via the coding sequence ATGACAGAGGTTAAACTTGATTTTGACAAACAAGGAGGACTGGTACCAGTCATTGTGACCGATTTCAAGACGGGGCAGGTGCTCATGTTGGCCTATATGAATGAGGTGTCCTATCAGTTGACCCTAGAGACCAAACAAATGCATTACTGGAGCCGTTCTAGAAATGAGCTTTGGCATAAGGGAGCCACATCTGGTCATTTCCAACATGTTAAAAGCATTAAGACTGACTGTGATCAGGACACCTTGCTTATCGCCGTGGAACAAGAAGGAACAGCCTGCCATACAGGAGCCTACAGCTGTTTCTTTACGGATATATATGATGACAGACAAGACAGATAG
- the hisF gene encoding imidazole glycerol phosphate synthase subunit HisF, whose amino-acid sequence MLKKRIIPCLDVKDGRVVKGVNFVNLTDVGDPVDSARAYYEAGCDELVFLDITATSDNRETTVDMVRRVADQVFIPFTVGGGIRSVEDMNKMLKAGADKVAVNSSALANPQLIADCAQKFGNQCVVAAIDAKKMADGSWHVFVAGGRKDTGRDLIQWAQEVVALGAGEILLTSMDKDGTKSGFDLEMLNRVAEVVDVPIIASGGAGNIEDIVEVFEKTTATGALAASIFHFGEVNIGETKQVLANAGIEVRR is encoded by the coding sequence ATGCTTAAAAAACGTATTATTCCTTGTTTGGATGTCAAGGACGGTCGTGTCGTTAAGGGGGTTAATTTTGTGAATCTGACAGATGTTGGTGATCCTGTTGATTCTGCACGTGCTTACTATGAGGCTGGCTGTGATGAACTCGTTTTCTTGGATATCACAGCGACTTCAGACAATCGTGAAACAACGGTTGACATGGTACGCCGCGTTGCCGATCAGGTCTTTATCCCCTTCACAGTTGGTGGTGGTATCCGTTCAGTTGAAGACATGAACAAGATGCTTAAAGCTGGTGCTGACAAGGTTGCGGTCAATTCCTCAGCCCTTGCCAACCCGCAACTAATCGCTGATTGTGCTCAAAAATTTGGGAACCAGTGTGTAGTGGCTGCGATTGATGCCAAAAAGATGGCTGATGGGAGCTGGCATGTTTTTGTGGCGGGTGGCCGTAAGGATACAGGTAGGGACCTCATCCAATGGGCTCAAGAAGTCGTCGCCTTGGGGGCTGGAGAAATTCTCTTAACCAGCATGGACAAGGACGGCACTAAGTCTGGTTTTGATTTGGAAATGCTAAATCGTGTGGCGGAAGTCGTTGATGTTCCGATCATCGCTTCTGGTGGCGCGGGAAATATTGAGGACATTGTAGAGGTCTTTGAAAAGACAACAGCGACTGGTGCACTGGCAGCCTCTATCTTCCACTTTGGTGAGGTAAATATAGGCGAAACCAAACAAGTCTTGGCAAATGCAGGAATTGAGGTGAGACGATGA
- the hisH gene encoding imidazole glycerol phosphate synthase subunit HisH, which translates to MIIVIDYDAGNTANVLRALEKIGVTAELSADKEKILAADGLILPGVGAYPTAMAELERRGLVAVIKEAVAQGVPLLGICLGMQILTQKGLEHEETDGLGFIPGVCRPIPASKEQPVPHMGWNDLAVKQASPLTDGLDGQAVYFVHSYFTDVPSQYIDVTADYSIEVPAMIHKDNVYGAQFHPEKSGDIGLGILEKFAGLCKA; encoded by the coding sequence ATGATTATCGTCATTGATTACGATGCGGGGAATACCGCAAATGTTCTACGTGCCCTTGAAAAAATCGGTGTGACTGCAGAATTGTCTGCTGACAAAGAAAAAATCCTAGCTGCAGATGGGTTGATTTTACCTGGTGTAGGTGCCTATCCAACGGCTATGGCAGAGCTTGAGCGAAGAGGCTTGGTAGCTGTTATCAAAGAGGCCGTCGCACAGGGAGTTCCCCTTTTGGGAATTTGTTTAGGCATGCAGATTTTAACACAAAAAGGACTGGAACATGAAGAAACAGATGGTCTTGGCTTTATTCCAGGTGTCTGCCGTCCTATTCCAGCCAGCAAGGAGCAACCTGTCCCACATATGGGGTGGAATGATTTGGCTGTTAAGCAAGCCAGCCCTTTGACAGATGGTTTAGATGGCCAAGCTGTCTACTTCGTTCACAGCTATTTCACAGATGTCCCTAGCCAATACATTGATGTTACCGCAGACTACAGTATTGAGGTGCCAGCCATGATTCATAAAGACAATGTTTATGGGGCTCAATTTCATCCTGAAAAATCAGGGGATATTGGCTTAGGTATTCTTGAAAAGTTTGCAGGGTTATGTAAAGCCTAG
- a CDS encoding DUF4956 domain-containing protein has protein sequence MSNLFNSIFNDATATASPLQLMLALLVSLVLGLALTWTYKYRTLYTREFVISLTLLPCLMTLVIFLVNGSLGTSIAVAGTFSLIRFRSATSGSRELIAVFMAMIIGLASGTGYLLLAVLFTIFLLAVWLLLENRQSRTDNQRRRLLTINVSYQDLIDQKITKTLLNFTSECDLISLNTTGGGETMQLVYEVDLNPQVDDFQLTNHLISSIENCDLALTKKAKKKKNL, from the coding sequence ATGTCTAATCTCTTCAATTCTATCTTTAATGATGCGACCGCAACCGCTAGTCCCCTTCAACTCATGCTGGCCTTACTGGTCAGCCTTGTTTTAGGATTGGCCCTAACCTGGACTTACAAATACCGGACCCTCTACACCAGAGAATTTGTCATCAGTTTGACCCTACTTCCATGTTTGATGACCCTAGTTATCTTCCTTGTCAATGGTAGTTTGGGGACCTCTATTGCCGTGGCAGGGACCTTTAGTCTCATTCGTTTTCGTTCTGCCACCAGCGGTTCTAGAGAACTAATCGCTGTCTTCATGGCCATGATTATTGGTCTGGCATCTGGGACCGGCTATCTCTTACTGGCTGTCCTCTTTACCATTTTCCTTCTAGCTGTTTGGCTTCTTTTGGAAAATCGTCAAAGTCGTACCGACAACCAACGTCGTAGACTCCTGACCATTAACGTCTCCTACCAAGACTTGATTGATCAAAAAATCACTAAAACCTTGCTCAATTTCACCAGTGAATGCGACCTGATTTCCCTTAACACCACTGGTGGGGGGGAGACCATGCAGCTGGTCTACGAAGTGGATTTGAATCCCCAAGTGGATGACTTCCAATTGACTAACCACCTTATCTCAAGTATTGAAAATTGTGATCTTGCCCTAACCAAAAAAGCTAAAAAGAAAAAGAATTTGTAA
- the hisB gene encoding imidazoleglycerol-phosphate dehydratase HisB, producing the protein MRQAEIERNTFETKIKLSLNLDAQEPVDIQTGVGFFDHMLTLFARHGRMSLVVKADGDLWVDSHHTVEDVGIVLGQALKEALGDKAGINRYGTAFVPMDETLGMASLDLSGRSFLVFDASFDNPKLGNFDTELVEEFFQALAFNVQMNLHLKILHGKNNHHKSESLFKATGRALREAITINPDIHGVNSTKGML; encoded by the coding sequence ATGAGACAAGCAGAAATTGAACGTAATACCTTTGAAACCAAAATTAAGTTAAGCCTCAATTTGGATGCTCAAGAACCAGTAGATATTCAAACAGGTGTCGGATTTTTTGACCACATGTTGACCTTGTTTGCCCGCCACGGTCGTATGTCTTTGGTGGTGAAGGCTGATGGTGACCTTTGGGTTGATAGTCACCACACCGTTGAAGATGTCGGTATTGTCCTTGGTCAAGCTCTTAAAGAGGCCTTGGGCGATAAAGCAGGGATCAACCGTTATGGAACGGCTTTTGTACCTATGGATGAAACCCTCGGAATGGCAAGTTTAGACTTGTCTGGACGTAGCTTCTTGGTCTTTGATGCTAGTTTTGATAATCCAAAATTGGGTAATTTTGACACAGAACTGGTTGAAGAATTTTTCCAAGCCTTGGCTTTCAATGTTCAGATGAATCTCCACCTCAAGATTCTCCACGGAAAAAACAATCACCACAAGTCAGAAAGTCTTTTCAAGGCAACAGGACGTGCCTTGCGTGAGGCAATCACAATCAATCCTGATATTCACGGCGTAAACTCGACAAAGGGGATGCTATGA
- the hisA gene encoding 1-(5-phosphoribosyl)-5-[(5-phosphoribosylamino)methylideneamino]imidazole-4-carboxamide isomerase: MQILPAIDIKDGQAVRLFKGDFNQQTVVNPDVIEQAKTFKNAGIQFIHVVDLDGALDGRATNRDLIAEVKKVSGLGIEVGGGIRTLEQIRDYLEVGIDRIIIGSMAVKNPDFVRAALEEFGADKIVVGIDAKAGFVATEGWLETSNVDYITLAKEMEKMGVTLFVYTDVDRDGTLTGPNLDHYKRLVSELTTAKVIASGGIAEVADLDHLQEIGVAGTIVGKAYYNGNITLDQLKSFGG, encoded by the coding sequence ATGCAAATTCTACCAGCAATTGATATTAAGGATGGACAGGCTGTTCGTCTCTTTAAAGGAGATTTCAACCAACAAACCGTTGTCAATCCAGATGTTATTGAGCAGGCAAAGACCTTTAAGAATGCGGGCATTCAATTTATTCATGTCGTCGACTTGGACGGTGCCCTTGATGGTCGTGCCACTAACCGTGACTTGATTGCAGAGGTCAAGAAGGTTTCTGGACTTGGCATCGAAGTTGGTGGCGGTATCCGTACTTTGGAGCAGATTCGTGACTATTTGGAAGTTGGCATCGACCGTATCATTATCGGTTCAATGGCCGTTAAAAATCCTGACTTCGTTCGAGCAGCTTTAGAGGAATTTGGTGCCGATAAAATTGTCGTAGGTATTGATGCCAAGGCAGGGTTTGTCGCTACTGAAGGCTGGTTGGAAACCAGCAATGTGGACTATATTACCTTGGCCAAGGAAATGGAAAAGATGGGCGTAACCCTCTTTGTCTATACTGATGTTGATCGAGATGGCACACTGACAGGACCCAATCTTGATCACTACAAACGTTTGGTATCTGAACTCACAACCGCCAAAGTCATCGCTTCCGGTGGGATTGCAGAAGTAGCCGACTTAGATCACCTACAAGAGATTGGTGTGGCAGGAACCATTGTCGGTAAAGCTTACTATAACGGCAATATCACATTAGACCAACTCAAGTCTTTCGGAGGTTAA